One Salvelinus alpinus chromosome 9, SLU_Salpinus.1, whole genome shotgun sequence genomic window, ttgcttgtccatatatttatattttcttaattcattcctttacttagatttgtgtgtattgggtatatgttaagaaattgttagatattacttgttagacattgctgcactgtcggaactagaagcacaagcatttcgctacacccgcaataacatctgctaaacacgtgtatgtgaccaataaaatttgatttgatgacaatGGGCCATTGGATCTCGTCCCGGTATCTCTATgctttcaaattgccatcgataaaatgtaattgtgttcataGCTTAtggctgcccataccataaccccactgccaccatgaggcaatctgttcacaacgttgacatcagcgaaacgttcacccacacgacgccatacaggTGGtctgacgtactgccaaattctcaaaaacaacATTGGAGACAGCTTATGGAAGAGAAATGAAAATTATATTCTCTGGCAAAAGATCTGGTGGACatgcctgcagtcagcatgccaactgcacgctccctcaaaacttgagacatctgtggcattgtgatgcatgacaaaactgcacatataaacgcaacatgtaaagtgtttgtcccatgtttcataagctgaaataaaagatccccgaaaATGTCCATACGCAACAAAAAGcaaatttctctcaaattgtatgcacaaatttgtttatatccctgctagagagcatttctcctttgacaaaataatccatccacctgacaggtgtggcatatcaagaagctgataaaacagcatgatcattacacaggtgcaccgtgtgccggggacaataaaagtccactcttaaatgtgcagttgtcacaaaacacaatgccacaattttgctaactgcaggaatgtccaccagatctgttgccagagaatttaatgttgatttctctaccataagccacctccaacattgttttggaGAATTTGTTATTACATTCAACCGGCCTCAACCGcataccacgtgtaaccacgccggCCCGGGACCTCCAAATCCGGCTTCTTCACATGCAGGATCTTCAGAGACCagacacccggacagctgatgaaactgaggagtatttctgtatgtaataaagcccttttgtggggaaaaactcattctgattggctgggcctgactgCCAAGTGGGTAGGCCTATGGTCTTACTGTAGAATGAAGTGTTGAGCtttcgccaggcataatgggacccatctcatCAAAAAAGTTCAATCAAGTTTGACATAAAGCACCTGGAAGaacatcaagactcttggaagaatgttctatggacagatgagtcataagtataactttttggatgacatgggtctcattatgcctggtgaaaaccaaacaccacattccacagtaagaaccttacACCAACGGTCaaggatggtggtggtagtgtgctggtttggggatgctttgctgcctcagaacctggacgacttgccttaatagaaggaaccatgaattctgcctGTATCAgaaaattctacaggagaatgtcaggccaccCATCTGTAAGCTGAAGCcgaagcgcagctgggtcatgtagcaagacaatgatccaaaacacacaatcaagtctacatgaaaatggctaaaaggTATACACATTTGAAACTTTGCCGTGGCcttgtcaaagtccagacctaatcccaattgagatgtggcaggacttgacaCAAGCAGTTCAtacttgaaaacccacaaatgtcactgagttaaaacagttctgcatggaagagtgggccaaaattcctccacagcgatgtgagagactgatcaacaactacaggaagtgtttggttggagtcattgcagctaaaggtggcacaaccagttattgagtgtaaggggggggcaattacttttttacacaggggcattgggtgttgcataccTTTGTTTACAAAATAAATTAAAGAAGTATTTaactgttgtgttatttgttcactcatgTCCagtttatctaatattaggttatGGTTGAAGATCTtttaacattcagtatcaaaaatatacaaaagtagagaaaattagaaagggggtAAATACTTTTTGTACATGTACATGAACTAACAGCTTAGGGGCATTAATgtaaattttttataaattttataGCCTAGACTGAAAATACCATTATTACGATATTTTTTTCACTGGCCAAAGCAAGCCACTGACATGAATGATTGACAGGCCCGGAGGGTGTCCAAAACATCCCTAGGCAAGCGGGCAGCCCTGTATGTCGAGCCCTGTTACACCTTCGTATATCATTGGATAACCTTGAGATTTCAGGTTGGCTGTGTTGAATGTGACAAAGAAACTTGTGATAGACAAATGGCCATCTCTGACCAAATGTGTACTTCTGTCCTACCTCCTGGGTGGGTTGTGCTGCTGCCGCTCCTTCCGTCGGCCCTCCCGCAGGTTGAGGGGTTTGCCCACCTCCCGAGGTGACACGGGTCGGCCCCCCTCCCGAGGAGGCACGGGTCGGCCCCCCTCCCGAGGCGGCACGGGTCGGCCTCCATCCCGAGGAGGCACGGGCCGGCCTCCCTCCCGAGGAGGCACGGGCCGGCCACCCTCCCGAGGAGGCACGGGTCGGCCACCCTCCCGAGGCGGCAGGGCTCGGCCCCCCTCCCGAGGCGGCATGGCTCGGCCCCCCTCCCGAGGCGGCATGGCTCGGCCCCCCTCCCGAGGCGGCATGGCTCGGCCCCCCTCCCGAGGCGGCATGGCTCGGCCCCCCTCCCGAGGCGGCATGGCTCGGCCCCCTTCCCGAGGCGGCATGGGTCGGCCCCTCTCCCGAGGCTGCATGGGTCGGCCCCCCTCCCGAGGCGGCATGGGTCGGCCCCCCTGACCATCCCGAGGCGGCATGGGTCGGCCCCCCTGACCCTCCCGAGGCGGCATGGGTCGGCCCCCCTCCCGAGGCGGCATGGGTCGGCCCCCCTGGCCATCCCGAGGCGGCATGGGTCGGCCCCCCTGGCCCTCCCGAGGCGGCATGGGTCGGCCCCCCTCCCGAGGCGGCATGGGTCGGCACCCCTGACCCTCCCGAGGCGGCACGGGTCGGCCCCCCTGACCCTCCCGAGGCGGCACGGGTCGGCCCCCCTGACCCTCCCGAGGCGGCACGGGTCGGCCCCCCTGACCCTCCCGAGGGGGCACGGGTCGGCCCCCCTGACCCTCCCGAGGGGGCATGGGTCGGCCCCCCTCCCGAGGGGGCATGGGTCGGCCCCCCTCCCGAGGGGGCATGGGTCGGCCCCCCTCCTGAGGTGGCATGGGTCGGCCCCCCTCCTGAGGTGGCATGGGTCGGCCCACCTCACGGGGCTCGCGGGAGTTGCCAGGCTTAGCCCCCTCTAGGGTGGGTTTGGGGGGTTTCCCAGGCTGGCCTGGCAGTGGTGGGCTTGGAGCCTTCTTGGGGGGAGCCTTCTCCCTACCAGGAGGGGAAGGCGCACCAGGTTTCGACGGGATGCTTAAGGATGATAAGGCATTGGTTTGTTGTTTGGCATGCAGCATTCACACACGTCACATCCATGAGGGAAAAACACATGCTTTGTTCAAGAGACAGTGATTCAACAGACTAATACTAGAGgcatgctagctacatgtctaagaTGAACAATACAGCATGTGCATTACATGCAAACTACCCTATTATTATGTAAGACTTTGAAGTATTAATATTGACTCAGTATCTATATTGACTTGAGCCATGAAAGGAAAAGTACATATGATCTGTGTGAGTTGTGTATGGAAGTGCACAGCACAACTGATGAATATACATTATGTCTATGGACGGATGAGCATAGCTTTACCCTTTGGGCCCTAGGGCCAGTGGGGCCGCTGCTTTATTCTTGGCGTTTCTCTGTGCTGAAGGGGTCGGAGAGGGAGACGAGGAGAACGATCTGGACCTGCAGTGAGACAAACAGGAGGCCACGTTTAATACAACCCTAAGTCATCTCCGATCCATGATACATATCAGCTCTCTTATGGGAGACCTGAGATTACAGGTTACCATGCTCTCAGTGAATGGGTGTCCTATTCAACACACAGTGTTGTGGGGGTGGACagacaggcagtgtgtgtgttatggaCCTGGAGCGGCTGCCGCTGAAGGAGCTGTGCTGGGAGGAGTGGCTGGAGTACGAGCTGAAAGACGAGGTGCGAGAGCGAGACCGAGATGAACCGGAGCCTGTGTAGGAGGAAGTGCGGGACGAAGACCTGCAAAACAGAACCCACAGTTAACCTCACTCTTTAACACATGCACAGAAACCCATAGTACTCAAGTAGATATAACTTACTGAAGAATAAAAACATTGTTTTAAAGTGTTGATTTAAGGTGTTACCAGAGTACCAGACTAGAGGTAAGGCTGAATTGAAAGCTACCTAGAGGAGTTGGACAGTGAGACAGAGGATCCAGAGGGCCGGTGACGCCGGCGGCCCCGCGGTGGTGACCCGGACATGCCCGGACGTATCCTGGGGGATTTAGACCGGCGCCAGGGGTCCTTCCACTCATCTGGCCGCTTGGACATGGATATCAGCTCCGTTTTGAGAGGCGGCTCCATCATCGGCCGACTGGGAAGAGGGGTTGAGAGAGGCAATCAAATCAATCACACGTTTAGCAATAAAGCATCACAAATGAATGagacagaaatacaaaataaaaaaggttCCATACACTGTTTTCATTCCTCAGTTTATGTTCATTACATAGTATGGCAAGACATCCCTTCAGTTATTCCCAGGTAAGAGAAACAAAGACACTGAAATCACAACATGATATGTTGCAACATTCCTGGAGGAGATGAGCGCAGAACAAGCTGTCACAGAACTTATCTGatgaccccccaaaaaatgattcACACATTCAAAACATTCTGCACAAAAGACTGTTCCTGTGATGGCAAAAGAATGTTCAGTGACGGCACCAGTCCAGTCACTGACTGATTGGAGGTTAAAGGGATGCGATGTTTCACTGTCCTCTCTGTAGAGTCTGTAGAGTAAGGTATGGATCAGAGCTGTTTCAACACTGGGAATCTTTCCCATTTACTCAGCCAAATATTTGGACAGATGCTCGAACAGAAAGTCTCAACAAACACAGAGCCAAATCTGATGCTGCAGTGTAAACACACAGCCTAGACTACATCATATGCTGATGCCATGTTATGCACTCATCTAGGCCATCATAATCACAGTTCCAGTACTTGTATGGCTGGGTATAACCTAAATGTAGGCCTAACCTCTTTTGAATAGAAAGCCAACAGTTCTTTGTTGCTTCTTGTGTGTGGCGAAGATTCCGGTATTGGAGTTTCCCAACCTGAACATTCGCGCTTTCATACAAAGCTAGTAAATAAGGTTTGTTTACCAGAATaccagtaagaatttcactgtaaggtctacacctgttgtattcggcgcatgtgacaaaaataAGTTGATTtgactcaatttcgagtctcatagcaaagggtctgaatacttgtgtaaataaggtatctgtttttttttgtataaatttgcaaatatataaaaataaaaaactgttttcgctgtgtcattacagggtattgtgtgCAGTTTGCTGaggtgtttttttatttaatccattttacaataagcctgtaacgtaacaaaacgtggagaaagtcaaggggtctgaatactttccaaaggcactgtatgtgtatgtatatatatatatattttgaaatgtttacacttttttcattactacatgattccatatgtgttatttcatagtcttgatgtcttcacaattattctacaacctagaaaatagtacaaataaagaaaaacccttgaatgagtaggtgtccaaacttttgactggtacagtgtatgtacagttgaaatgggaagttgacatacacattagccaaatacatttaaactcagtttttccacaattcctgacatttaattctagtaaaaattccctgtcttaggtcagttaggattaccactttattttaagaatgtgaaatgtcagaataatagcagagagaattatttatttcagctttaatttctttcatctcattcccagtgggtcagaagtttacatacacccaattagtatttggtagcattgcctttaaattgtttaacttcggtcaaacgttttgggtagccttccacaagcttcccacaataagttgggtgaattttggcccattcctcctgacagagctggtgtaactgagtcaggtttgtaggcctccttgcttgcacacgctttttgagttctgcctacaaattttctatgggattgaggtcagggctatgtgatggccactccaataccttgactttgttgtccttaagccattttgccacaactttggaagtatgcttggggtcattgtccatttgtaagacccatttgagaccaagctttaacttcctgactgatgtcttgagattcaatatatccacacaattttcctccctcatgatgccatctattttgtgaagtgcaccagtcactcctgcagcaaaacacccccacaacatgatgctgccacccccgtgcttcacagctgggatggtgttcttcagccccattttccctccaaacataacgatggtcattatggccaaacagttatatttttgtttcatcagaccagaggacaattctccaaaaagtacaatctttgtcaccatgtgcagttgcaaaccgtagtctggcttttttatggtggttttggagcagtggcttcttccttgctgagcggcctttcaggttatgtcgatataggactagttttactgtggatatagatacttttgtacctgtttcctccagcatcttcacaaggtactttgctgttgttctgggattgataatcacttttcccaccaaagtacgttcatctctaggaagcgtctccttcctgagcggtatgatggctgcttggtcccatggtgtttatacttgcgtactattgtttgtatagatgaatgtggtaccttcagccgtttggaaattgctcccaaggatgaaccagacttgtggaggtctacacatttttttgaggtcttggctgatttcttttgattttcacatgatgtcaagcaaagaggcactgagtttgaaggtaggccttgaaatacatccacaggtacacctccaattgactcaaattatgtcaattagcctatcagaagcttctaaagccatgacatcattttctggaattttccaagctgtttaaaggcacagtcaacttagtgtatgtaaacttctgacccactggaattgtgatacagtgaattatacgtgaaataatctgtctgtaaacaattgttggaaaaattacttgtgtcatgcacaaagtagatgtcctaaccgacttgccaaaactatagtttgttaacaagaaatgtgtggagtggttgaaaaactagttttaatgactccaacccaagtgaatgtaaacttcagacttcaactgtatgtatgtatatcaTATATATGGGGCAATTCAGCAATTAGGATTTGTTATCTGTAATAGTTATGATAAAttagagtttgggaaaccctggtctagagGACATGATACCGGTAATAAAGGACATGCTACTCACTTGGGGGGCATGTTGGTATCggtgggggacatggggggaccTTTAGGCTGCTTGTCCTCCCCCTCCTTCTTCTCCCGAGGTTCACGTGGAGGCCGCTCCCTGACGGGCCTCTCCTTCTCATCACGCTTCATGCGATCCCGCTCCCACTCCTCCTTTCTGcgcattctctccttctctcgctccctctctctttccctttcacgtTCTCTCTGCCGGCGTTCTCGCTCGCGGTGGTCCCGCTCACGGTCACGATGGCGCTCTCGCGGGTCCCGCTCACGTTCACGCTCCTAACATTCATACAGGTGGGTTTGTAAACACACTGCCATAGACCTCCAGCAAGGCTCAACCTGCTTTACGCTTTAACGGCGCATTCAAGAATCTCTTTAACCAAAAGGCTTACAAGTAAAATGCAAATCCGATAAAGTTCATTTCGATTGTGCATTTGTGTTTAAAGTTGTGTAGTCCTTGGGTGGTGGATGTCTCTCTGAGTGTACTTACACTGTAGTGATAGGGCAGAGGGGTCTCTGTGTACTGCACTCTGAAGTTCTCATACTGTCCCCCTCTCCAGAAGGCCTCCATCTCATAGTCATAGTATGGATCAGCATAAGGGTCGTTACTGAAATGACATCACAAACGAGGACAAATCGTACAATAGAgataaatagctgtgcagctataTACACCATCTATATAATTTAGGGTTCATTTTATTTGTATATTTGAACAAACCCATAATTAGACAAATGAATCATAAGGCCTAGTGGAGTGGGCTGATCATTATAACTGATCAGCTGTTTTCTCACAGCAGAGCAGGAGCTGATCATCAAGCAGGGAAACGTAGAGATAAGAGATGCATGAAAAGAGGATGTTACTACCTCCCCTACATTGTACTTACGGATAGACTGGGTCTCTGAACTCCAAGTCACTAAGGGGGAAGAAAAGGCCAAAAACGGTTTAAACAGAGAAGTAGTCTAAAACAATTCTTAAAAACATCCACTATGGCAAGATATTTTCTTTTGAACCATAGCTCCTGAGCTTACCCTGGGTCTCTGATTTCTCTGGTGATGCGGTAGCTGCGTTCCCTAAAGAAATCATTCTCCTTGTCAaagtctctctcatcctctccaatGGTCACGTTAAAGCGCTTCTCCTCAAAGTCTGGCTCCTGCTCTTTGCGTATGGTAGCTTTTTTCAACACCTAGAGGAATAGGGCAGTTTTTACACGAGGAAAGTCTGGGATTTCCCCATAACCTGCTGACTGAACAACCCCATAGAGgctaaacacacatgcacacttttATCATTATAAAGACGCTTCACAAGCCAAATGTAGCAGGGGAACCCTCTCAGAAAACATGTCAATTAAAAAGTCAACATACTCAAAATCAGCTGGTGCTGAAAAATAACCTGTACAGAAGAGGAGTACATATATGCTTGTAAGAGCTGAGAGGGTGGTATACCTCTTTGGCATGTCTCAGACCCCTCTCCCAGGCACTCTCCACAGGAGGCTCCactggaggagggggtggagggagctCCTCAACAGCAGGTCCACCCTGAGACAGGGAAACAGATGTAAACACAATACATTTACCcaatgcagaaacacacacacacacacactcttcacgtCCACATACTGCAGGCCAGAGGTGGTGCATACCCAGGGGTTGCTTCCAGGAATGAGAGGGTGGGGTGCTCCAGGTGGTGCCCCGTTGGGAGAGAAGGGGTCTGGCTTGGAGATGAGAGAGTAGTTGCCCTTGTCGTTGACCCCTGGATGGATGAACCTACAATTCATACTCCATGTGCAGTTACCTGGAAAAGAAAAACAGAGCTGTATCATTTTGAAAACAGATACATGGGAATTGGAAAAAGCATATTTTCATTGAATTCAAATACTTTGAAGTAAATTGCGTTTGGGTGTAAATTGACATCCATCATCGC contains:
- the LOC139530052 gene encoding zinc finger CCCH domain-containing protein 18-like isoform X2; this translates as MDTPESPTQSPESPNQSPQSPEEDRGISDSEFLASPEEEEEDRLLSDSELLNDEDNGGLDEEGGEVGDSELDDDEDGGVVQERISDPEDDEADGEGGRDRHTILEQEQEESVGMVMMGQERQESQSDEEEDRISQTPKSPDSEPEQERSSPLAEEMSRHEKEDESGEPSVKLAVETAEVDDEEEEERLRRRRVVVNQMKEELSSVSRELDEHELDYDEEVPEEPNVLAPEEDDEVEKGPREGDEKEDKSVKKKEKIPILPPSPKDGPPKKAEESRAQDRGRRDSFRDKKDEDDGEIDEGEIDDDDLEEGEVKDPMDRKVRPRPVCRFFMKGNCTWSMNCRFIHPGVNDKGNYSLISKPDPFSPNGAPPGAPHPLIPGSNPWGGPAVEELPPPPPPVEPPVESAWERGLRHAKEVLKKATIRKEQEPDFEEKRFNVTIGEDERDFDKENDFFRERSYRITREIRDPGDLEFRDPVYPNDPYADPYYDYEMEAFWRGGQYENFRVQYTETPLPYHYSERERERDPRERHRDRERDHRERERRQREREREREREREKERMRRKEEWERDRMKRDEKERPVRERPPREPREKKEGEDKQPKGPPMSPTDTNMPPNRPMMEPPLKTELISMSKRPDEWKDPWRRSKSPRIRPGMSGSPPRGRRRHRPSGSSVSLSNSSRSSSRTSSYTGSGSSRSRSRTSSFSSYSSHSSQHSSFSGSRSRSRSFSSSPSPTPSAQRNAKNKAAAPLALGPKGIPSKPGAPSPPGREKAPPKKAPSPPLPGQPGKPPKPTLEGAKPGNSREPREVGRPMPPQEGGRPMPPQEGGRPMPPREGGRPMPPREGGRPMPPREGQGGRPVPPREGQGGRPVPPREGQGGRPVPPREGQGGRPVPPREGQGCRPMPPREGGRPMPPREGQGGRPMPPRDGQGGRPMPPREGGRPMPPREGQGGRPMPPRDGQGGRPMPPREGGRPMQPRERGRPMPPREGGRAMPPREGGRAMPPREGGRAMPPREGGRAMPPREGGRAMPPREGGRALPPREGGRPVPPREGGRPVPPREGGRPVPPRDGGRPVPPREGGRPVPPREGGRPVSPREVGKPLNLREGRRKERQQHNPPRRQTVSGSVSGSSYSGSSSRSRSRSSSASISPSGSKKSRSLSVSSVSSVSSASSSSSVRSADSDDMYADLASPVSSASSRSPTPGHPHARKEKGPPRDRGPNKDKGKPTKKDEPHPPREDRRKMDPSGLPPRNTHGPMPRSGPGSRGHGPGGHPMHPPHGPPMGPPGGYGQHKDIKLTLLNKQAERGNRKRYMPSDKDRPTSPLSKRIAMSPERGRGDRRMPGRPPLSPRMDRPRGQGPRPMPPLGERKRPLSPPPKSSGKGPGGLSSGSGKQPPGGPGSGKPSSTLSRREELLKQLKAVEDAIARKRAKIPGK
- the LOC139530052 gene encoding zinc finger CCCH domain-containing protein 18-like isoform X1, which translates into the protein MDTPESPTQSPESPNQSPQSPEEDRGISDSEFLASPEEEEEDRLLSDSELLNDEDNGGLDEEGGEVGDSELDDDEDGGVVQERISDPEDDEADGEGGRDRHTILEQEQEESVGMVMMGQERQESQSDEEEDRISQTPKSPDSEPEQERSSPLAEEMSRHEKEDESGEPSVKLAVETAEVDDEEEEERLRRRRVVVNQMKEELSSVSRELDEHELDYDEEVPEEPNVLAPEEDDEVEKGPREGDEKEDKSVKKKEKIPILPPSPKDGPPKKAEESRAQDRGRRDSFRDKKDEDDGEIDEGEIDDDDLEEGEVKDPMDRKVRPRPVCRFFMKGNCTWSMNCRFIHPGVNDKGNYSLISKPDPFSPNGAPPGAPHPLIPGSNPWGGPAVEELPPPPPPVEPPVESAWERGLRHAKEVLKKATIRKEQEPDFEEKRFNVTIGEDERDFDKENDFFRERSYRITREIRDPGDLEFRDPVYPNDPYADPYYDYEMEAFWRGGQYENFRVQYTETPLPYHYSERERERDPRERHRDRERDHRERERRQREREREREREREKERMRRKEEWERDRMKRDEKERPVRERPPREPREKKEGEDKQPKGPPMSPTDTNMPPNRPMMEPPLKTELISMSKRPDEWKDPWRRSKSPRIRPGMSGSPPRGRRRHRPSGSSVSLSNSSRSSSRTSSYTGSGSSRSRSRTSSFSSYSSHSSQHSSFSGSRSRSRSFSSSPSPTPSAQRNAKNKAAAPLALGPKGIPSKPGAPSPPGREKAPPKKAPSPPLPGQPGKPPKPTLEGAKPGNSREPREVGRPMPPQEGGRPMPPQEGGRPMPPREGGRPMPPREGGRPMPPREGQGGRPVPPREGQGGRPVPPREGQGGRPVPPREGQGGRPVPPREGQGCRPMPPREGGRPMPPREGQGGRPMPPRDGQGGRPMPPREGGRPMPPREGQGGRPMPPRDGQGGRPMPPREGGRPMQPRERGRPMPPREGGRAMPPREGGRAMPPREGGRAMPPREGGRAMPPREGGRAMPPREGGRALPPREGGRPVPPREGGRPVPPREGGRPVPPRDGGRPVPPREGGRPVPPREGGRPVSPREVGKPLNLREGRRKERQQHNPPRRQTVSGSVSGSSYSGSSSRSRSRSSSASISPSGSKKSRSLSVSSVSSVSSASSSSSVRSADSDDMYADLASPVSSASSRSPTPGHPHARKEKGPPRDRGPNKDKGKPTKKDEPHPPREDRRKMDPSGLPPRNTHGPMPRSGPGSRGHGPGGHPMHPPHGPPMGPPGGYGQHKDIKLTLLNKQQAERGNRKRYMPSDKDRPTSPLSKRIAMSPERGRGDRRMPGRPPLSPRMDRPRGQGPRPMPPLGERKRPLSPPPKSSGKGPGGLSSGSGKQPPGGPGSGKPSSTLSRREELLKQLKAVEDAIARKRAKIPGK